The following nucleotide sequence is from Bacteroidota bacterium.
AATTTGTGTCGTGGGTAGTAAGAATAGCACACAATTTAGTTATTGATCATTTCAGAAAAGAAAAGCATTTGAACACATACTCAAATGATGGAAATGAGATTGATCTTTTTAATTCACCTAAATTTTCTGAGAGGAACATTGAAGAAACCCTTATAAAAGAGCAGATTACTCAGGATGTGAGAAATTTAATTGAAGAGCTACCTCATGATCAGAAGCAAGTAATAATGCTTAGACATTATGCAGGATTAAGTTTCAAAGAAATTGCTGATCATACTGATGTAAGCATAAATACAGCACTTGGCAGAATGCGCTATGCACTTATCAATATGCGAAAACTTATTGAAGCAAAAAAGCTTAATTTAACCCAAATGTAAACAGGATTTTGAGAAAATGCCAATAAATTGGTATGTGTTTGGCATTTTCTTAGAAATAGGATATTTAAGAATTTCCTAGAAAACCTAAGATACAGTTGCATCAAAATGTTAATTTGTATGTTTTTTATTAGAACATTACATAATAAATAATAATAAAATTTTTATTGCGTTTTTAAAGTTGATATTTAACTTGAAATTTTGAAAGCCTATGAATAAAAATTTTACTTTACTTTATGTAATTAACGAATTTGAAAAAAATGCAAGCTTTCTTGCCGATACAGGAACACTTTTTTCTATTGATGACAACGAATATGAAGATGTCATAGAATTTTTGAATAAAAGTAAATGTGAACCTCGACAAGAGGTCATCGACAAAATATTTGATTATTTAGAATCAAATTAAATAAAAAAGTTGTTAGAAATTCTAACAACTTTTTTTATTTGATATATTTCTTTACCATTTTCGGCTTTCCAAAACTATTTTTGTTACAGAAGTAAATATGGCTACTGCACTAACAAAATATATAATATCTCTTAAATCTATCACCCCTCGGCTCATTGAGCGATAGTGTTCGTTTATTCCCAGATTTAGAATGAAATGGTCTATGCTTTTTACGAATTCAAGATTAGAAATCGACTCAAATCCAATATATATAAAAAACGAAATTAGTATAGCTACAATAAACGAAACTATCTGATTCTCAGTAATGGAAGAAGCAAACAAACCAATTGAAACATAAATAGCTGCCAGAAAAAACAAACCAATATATGAACCCCAAGTGGCACCAATATCAATATTTCCAACAGGCGAACCTAGAAGATAAACTGTTAGAAAGTATATGAGCGAAGGCAGCAGGGAAAACAGAACTAAAGTCAAGCCCGCAAAATATTTTGCCAATATAATTTGGATGTCAGATAAAGGTTGAGTAAGCAAAATCTCTATTGTTCCGCTTCGTTTTTCTTCAGCAAAAAGCCGCATTGTTACTGCCGGAACTAAAAACATAAAAATCCAGGGAGAAATAATAAACAGCGTGTCGATATTTGCATAGCCTCCATCAAGAACATTAAATTC
It contains:
- a CDS encoding sigma-70 family RNA polymerase sigma factor, whose amino-acid sequence is MSENKMSDFELVSKFIEGKQSCIETLIKRHKNRVYTYILLLVKNQELAEDIFQDTFIKVIKSLRNGKYTDKGKFVSWVVRIAHNLVIDHFRKEKHLNTYSNDGNEIDLFNSPKFSERNIEETLIKEQITQDVRNLIEELPHDQKQVIMLRHYAGLSFKEIADHTDVSINTALGRMRYALINMRKLIEAKKLNLTQM
- the gldF gene encoding gliding motility-associated ABC transporter permease subunit GldF, with amino-acid sequence MFTLYKKEIRTFFSSLTGYIVIIVFLLANSLFLWIFPGEFNVLDGGYANIDTLFIISPWIFMFLVPAVTMRLFAEEKRSGTIEILLTQPLSDIQIILAKYFAGLTLVLFSLLPSLIYFLTVYLLGSPVGNIDIGATWGSYIGLFFLAAIYVSIGLFASSITENQIVSFIVAILISFFIYIGFESISNLEFVKSIDHFILNLGINEHYRSMSRGVIDLRDIIYFVSAVAIFTSVTKIVLESRKW